A single genomic interval of Vicia villosa cultivar HV-30 ecotype Madison, WI unplaced genomic scaffold, Vvil1.0 ctg.000060F_1_1, whole genome shotgun sequence harbors:
- the LOC131623301 gene encoding uncharacterized protein LOC131623301, giving the protein MEEVAEDGMCWQATSLSDILEHRLYSSSDAKSLILDICSSGERKVASRFALMMKVIWKNKNNLIWHNEKEEATKLGRIVFHNWKEWSMAQGDKESENNHHHITSWNPPLEGWLKCVAWDLGTLSILEAEALALKEAICRAIALHLKNVIFKSDSQQVVQAIHSNHKVIQNVV; this is encoded by the exons ATGGAGGAAGTAGCCGAAGATGGAATG TGTTGGCAGGCAACAAGTTTGTCAGATATCTTAGAACATCGATTGTATTCTTCTAGTGATGCTAAGTCCCTCATTCTTGATATATGTAGCTCAGGGGAGAGGAAGGTTGCAAGCAGATTTGCACTTATGATGAAAGTGATATGGAAGAATAAAAATAATCTTATTTGGCATAATGAGAAGGAGGAAGCAACCAaacttggtaggattgtgtttcATAATTGGAAGGAATGGTCTATGGCCCAAGGAGATAAGGAAAGCGAGAATAATCATCATCACATCACTAGCTGGAATCCTCCATTAGAAGGGTGGTTAAAGT GTGTAGCTTGGGATCTTGGTACCCTATCCATTTTAGAAGCCGAAGCTTTGGCCCTCAAGGAGGCTATTTGCAGAGCTATAGCTTTGCACTTGAAAAATGTCATTTTCAAAAGTGACTCTCAACAGGTAGTTCAAGCTATCCATTCCAATCATAAGGTGATTCAGAATGTAGtttaa
- the LOC131623354 gene encoding coatomer subunit zeta-2-like, whose product MASNGLCPSIKNILLLDSEGKRVAVKYYSDDWPTNSSKLAFEKFVFTKTVKTNARTEAEITLLENNIIVYKFVQDLHFFVTGGDDENELILASVLQGFFDAVTLLLRSNVDKGEALENLDLILLCLDEIVDGGIILETNGPLIAEKVTSHNMDADAPLSEQTLTQAWATARDTFTRTLLT is encoded by the exons ATGGCATCCAAC GGCTTGTGTCCTTCGATTAAAAACATTCTTCTTTTAGATTCGGAAGGGAAGCGTGTGGCGGTCAAGTATTACTCAGATGATTGGCCAACAAACAGTTCAAAATTAGCTTTTGAGAAGTTTGTGTTCACCAAGACTGTTAAGACAAATGCGAGGACAGAAG CTGAGATAACACTGCTTGAGAACAATATCATTGTTTACAAATTTGTGCAAGACCTGCATTTCTTTGTCACTGGTGGTGATGATGAAAATGAGCTCATTTTGGCATCAGTTCTTCAAGGTTTCTTCGATGCAGTCACCCTTTTGCTGAG GAGCAATGTTGACAAAGGTGAGGCACTTGAGAACTTGGATCTCATTCTTTTATGTCTTGACGAGATTGTTGATGGAGG GATTATTCTTGAAACAAATGGACCTCTTATAGCCGAAAAAGTGACCTCCCATAACATGGATGCTGATGCCCCCTTATCAGAGCAG ACACTAACTCAGGCTTGGGCTACAGCCAGAGACACTTTCACAAGAACTCTTCTAACATAA
- the LOC131623353 gene encoding disease resistance protein RPV1-like, with product MSSSHKKNDVFISFRGEDTRETLTSHLYDALKKEKIETYIDYKLQKGDQVWCELVKAIQHSTVSIVVFSENYASSKWCLDELVQILECRKNNGQVVIPVFYRVDPSHIRHQKESYERAFAKYERQIRNDESHEEKVLGWKAALREAANISGWDSSTFKDDSHVIENIVRDVWQKLTLMYPKVLKGIQIDENSKHVDLLLKKVSRIGIWGMGGIGKTTIARLMFVKNIAKYDSVCFMEKVKEESEKLGLTQVRNNIFSELLKRQITASDVIGDTFIKRRLSGRKVFIVLDNVSNAAQLDYLCGELDELGPNSRLIITTRDRHTLRGRVDAIHEVKNWNFEESLNLFIFEAFKQSCPQKGYEGLLERAVEYAGGVPLALKVLGSHFHSRSPKFWKSELDYLKDKRECMDEIQKVLQVSYSGLTKREKEIFLDIAFFYEGESKNFATKILDACGLSATSGIEILEDKALITISISNTIQVHDLLQQMAFDIVRNDQGKRSRLRDIEEVRDVLKYKKGADVVEGIIFDLSQKSNLYVKADVFDMMVDLRFLRLYVPLGKKRLATLNHSDQGIKQFSDKLRYLEWNGYPFKCLPDHFCAEFLVEIRLPHSNVEYLWHGIQELVNLEAIDLSECKHLTNLPDLSEASKLRSLYLSGCESLCEIQPSIFSKDTLVTLLLDRCTNLQSLVSEKHLKSLQKINVYGCSSLKELSLSSDSIESLDLSNTGVEILHSTISGMSNLLWLNLEGLKLTNLPNELSCLRLLTELRLSNCDIATKSNLEGIFDGLESLKILYLKDCGNLVELPTNINSLSSLYELRLDGSSLETLPSSIKFLSELEILCLDNCRKLHSLPELPPEIKEFRAENCTSLVTVSSLKTFAEKIKGKEKYISFKNDMMMNLNRPSFNWVVEDVILTMQSVAFHNILVRQYSLDAHSYNYNSAVVCLPGSEVPCQFKYRTSDSKITIGFPDIYYSLGFIFWVVISPSNRMKNEDGSGAKIQCKCYREDGNRVGIVNKWYSEPITNLSMDHVFVWYDLYYSHSILGYGKRNVSFEFFLTNDMKEHDGFFNIKECGISPILSTELPRLLNKINLSADMKSDLYNAVKLQSK from the exons ATGTCAAGCTCTCACAAAAAGAACGATGTGTTCATTAGCTTTAGAGGTGAAGATACCCGTGAAACCTTGACAAGCCATCTCTACGATGCACTCAAGAAAGAAAAAATCGAAACATACATTGACTACAAACTTCAAAAAGGAGATCAAGTTTGGTGTGAACTCGTCAAAGCAATTCAACATTCAACTGTGTCTATCGTTGTGTTTTCAGAAAACTATGCTTCCTCGAAGTGGTGTTTAGATGAACTTGTTCAAATACTTGAATGTAGAAAAAATAACGGTCAAGTAGTTATACCAGTGTTTTATAGAGTAGATccatcacatattcgtcatcagAAAGAGAGTTATGAGAGAGCATTTGCAAAATATGAGAGACAGATTAGGAATGATGAATCTCATGAAGAGAAAGTGTTGGGTTGGAAAGCTGCACTCAGAGAAGCTGCTAATATTTCTGGATGGGATTCATCTACTTTCAA GGATGATTCTCATGTCATCGAGAATATTGTGAGAGATGTTTGGCAGAAGTTGACCCTGATGTATCCTAAGGTCTTGAAAGGCATTCAAATTGATGAAAACAGTAAACATGTTGATTTATTACTGAAAAAAGTTTCAAGAATTGGAATATGGGGTATGGGTGGCATAGGAAAGACAACCATAGCAAGACTCATGTTTGTGAAAAACATTGCAAAATATGACAGTGTATGCTTCATGGAAAAGGTAAAAGAAGAATCAGAAAAGCTCGGACTAACACAAGTACGTAATAATATTTTTAGCGAGCTACTAAAGAGACAGATTACTGCATCAGATGTTATTGGAGACACATTCATTAAGAGGAGGCTCAGTGGTAGAAAAGTTTTCATTGTACTTGATAATGTCAGTAATGCTGCACAATTAGATTATTTGTGTGGAGAACTTGATGAACTTGGACCAAACAGTAGACTCATTATCACAACAAGAGACAGGCACACACTCAGgggaagagttgatgctatacaCGAGGTTAAAAACTGGAACTTCGAAGAATCTTTAAATCTTTTTATATTTGAAGCCTTCAAGCAAAGCTGTCCGCAAAAGGGTTACGAGGGTCTTTTGGAAAGGGCTGTTGAATATGCAGGAGGAGTTCCATTAGCTTTGAAAGTTTTAGGTTCTCATTTTCATTCTAGAAGTCCTAAATTTTGGAAATCTGAATTGGATTATTTGAAGGACAAAAGAGAATGCATGGATGAAATTCAAAAAGTGCTACAAGTGAGCTATAGTGGATTAACAAAGCGTGAGAAGGAAATTTTTCTAGACATTGCATTCTTTTATGAAGGTGAAAGTAAAAATTTCGCCACAAAGATACTAGATGCATGTGGTTTGAGCGCTACTAGTGGGATAGAAATACTTGAAGATAAAGCTCTTATAACTATTTCAATTAGTAATACAATACAAGTTCACGACTTACTACAACAAATGGCTTTTGATATAGTTCGTAATGACCAAGGAAAGCGTAGCCGATTGAGGGATATTGAAGAAGTTCGCGATGTACTTAAATATAAAAAG GGGGCTGATGTTGTGGAAGGCATAATATTCGATTTGTCTCAAAAATCAAATTTATATGTCAAAGCCGACGTATTTGACATGATGGTTGATTTACGATTTCTTAGACTATATGTACCCTTGGGTAAGAAGAGATTGGCTACCTTGAATCATTCTGATCAAGGCATTAAGCAATTTTCTGATAAACTTAGATACCTTGAGTGGAATGGATACCCTTTCAAGTGTCTTCCAGATCATTTTTGTGCTGAGTTTCTTGTTGAGATTCGCTTGCCGCATAGCAATGTAGAGTATCTCTGGCACGGGATACAG GAACTTGTGAATTTAGAGGCAATCGACCTAAGTGAGTGCAAACATTTGACCAACCTCCCTGATTTGTCTGAGGCGTCAAAACTCAGATCGTTGTACCTTTCAGGCTGTGAAAGTTTGTGTGAAATTCAACCTTCTATTTTTTCTAAGGACACGCTTGTTACTCTATTGCTTGATAGGTGCACAAATCTGCAAAGTCTCGTGAGTGAGAAACATTTAAAATCTCTACAAAAGATCAATGTCTACGGATGTTCAAGCCTGAAGGAACTTTCATTGTCCTCTGATTCAATTGAAAGTTTGGATTTAAGCAATACAGGAGTTGAAATATTGCATTCTACAATTAGTGGTATGAGCAATCTTCTGTGGCTCAACTTAGAAGGTTTAAAACTCACAAATCTACCGAATGAGTTGTCTTGTCTCAGATTACTTACTGAACTTCGACTTTCTAACTGTGATATAGCAACTAAATCGAACTTAGAAGGCATATTTGATGGCTTGGAATCATTGAAAATACTATATTTAAAAGATTGTGGTAACTTGGTTGAACTCCCTACAAACATCAATTCTTTATCGTCATTGTATGAGTTAAGACTAGATGGAAGTAGTTTGGAGACGCTACCTTCAAGCATCAAGTTTCTTTCAGAGTTAGAGATTTTATGCTTAGACAATTGCAGAAAGCTTCATTCTCTCCCAGAGCTTCCTCCAGAAATCAAAGAGTTTCGTGCTGAAAACTGCACTTCATTGGTCACTGTATCCAGTTTGAAAACTTTTGCAGAAAAGataaaaggaaaggagaaataCATTTCATTCAAGAATGACATGATGATGAATTTGAATCGACCTTCATTCAACTGGGTTGTGGAAGATGTCATATTAACAATGCAGAGCGTTGCATTTCACAACATATTAGTAAGGCAATACAGTTTGGATGCCCACAGCTACAATTATAACAGTGCAGTGGTTTGCTTACCAGGAAGCGAAGTTCCATGCCAGTTCAAATACCGAACATCAGACTCCAAAATAACTATTGGATTTCCTGACATATATTACTCCTTGGGATTCATTTTCTGGGTGGTTATTTCTCCATCCAATAGAATGAAGAATGAGGATGGTAGTGGTGCTAAAATTCAATGTAAATGTTACAGAGAAGATGGCAATAGGGTGGGAATTGTGAATAAGTGGTATAGTGAACCTATTACAAATTTAAGCATGGATCATGTTTTTGTGTGGTATGATCTGTACTATTCTCACAGCATACTCGGTTATGGTAAAAGGAATGTTTCATTTGAATTTTTCCTTACAAATGATATGAAGGAACATGATGGCTTCTTCAATATAAAAGAATGTGGTATTTCCCCAATCTTATCAACAGAGTTGCCAAggcttttaaacaaaataaatttgaGTGCGGACATGAAATCAGATTTGTATAATGCAGTGAAACTCCAGTCAAAGTGA
- the LOC131623300 gene encoding EPIDERMAL PATTERNING FACTOR-like protein 6: protein MKGRRFLCLILLTLHIVSLFAKRPFLSSHDISHSAQEKAPLLSSPPYTIESKKLKGIMGRDGMRKKREEENDRGVSKIGSSPPSCEHKCYDCYPCEAIQVPSTSNHLGIMYANYEPESWKCKCGPSLYSP from the exons ATGAAGGGAAGAAGATTCTTATGTCTTATACTACTAACTCTTCATATAGTAAGTTTGTTTGCAAAGAGGCCATTTCTTTCATCTCATGACATTTCACATTCAGCTCAAGAAAAGGCACCACTACTATCTTCACCACCTTATACCATTGAATCAAAAAAG tTGAAGGGTATAATGGGAAGAGATGGAATGAGAAAGAAAAGGGAGGAAGAAAATGATAGAGGAGTGAGTAAAATAGGGTCAAGTCCACCAAGTTGTGAGCACAAATGCTATGATTGTTATCCATGTGAAGCTATTCAAGTTCCAAGCACAAGTAATCATTTAGGGATTATGTATGCAAATTATGAGCCTGAGAGTTGGAAATGCAAGTGTGGTCCTTCTCTCTATAGTCCATGA
- the LOC131623266 gene encoding uncharacterized protein LOC131623266, producing the protein MGYMVRKVKTELQKIQAFFVTSNSRIVSINSMAETEPKPKGSLSENDVKSPNILERAKEEIKAVFKDDKSPRHHKETHGRNDDIDERTSVEEVKAPSVFGRMKEEIEAVVEAIHPKKESDTKDSPSK; encoded by the exons ATGGGTTATATGGTAAGAAAAGTAAAAACGGAACTACAAAAAATACAAGCTTTTTTTGTAACCTCAAACTCACGCATTGTTTCCATCAATTCAATGGCAGAAACGGAACCCAAACCAAAAGGTTCGCTTTCAG AAAATGATGTGAAATCTCCAAACATTCTTGAGCGAGCTAAGGAGGAAATTAAAGCAGTGTTCAAAGATGACAAATCGCCTCGCCACCACAAAGAAACCCATGGGAGAAACGATGACATTGACGAGCGAACTTCTGTCGAAGAAGTGAAAGCTCCGAGTGTTTTTGGAAGGATGAAGGAGGAGATTGAAGCTGTAGTTGAAGCCATTCATCCCAAGAAAGAATCTGACACTAAAGACTCTCCATCAAAGTGA